In Eriocheir sinensis breed Jianghai 21 chromosome 17, ASM2467909v1, whole genome shotgun sequence, one genomic interval encodes:
- the LOC126999728 gene encoding protein chibby homolog 1-like: protein MPINFLRRSFSPGKSPPRRSASLSSLRRESDKSGQDLSHDFSKIKLNIGGQNATFEDGEWVAEGGLRGRVSNREVARLRQQNQALLEENNLLKLKVELLLDMLTEKSADTLIKEKELNRLKGR from the exons ATGCCTATAAACTTCCTACGCCGCAGTTTCTCCCCCGGCAAGTCACCCCCAAGAAGGTCCGCCTCCCTATCAAGTCTGAGACGCGAATCGGACAAGTCGGGGCAAGATCTGTCTCATGATTTCAGCAAGATCAAGTTGAATATCGGTGGACAGAATGCGACGTTTGAGGATGGAGAGTGGGTTGCAG AGGGTGGCTTGAGGGGGCGTGTCAGCAACCGTGAGGTGGCTCGTCTTCGCCAACAAAACCAAGCCTTGCTGGAGGAGAACAATCTGCTGAAGCTGAAGGTTGAACTCCTGCTTGACATG CTGACTGAGAAGTCTGCAGACACcttgataaaggagaaagaactcAACCGATTAAAAGGAAGATGA